In Nocardioides bizhenqiangii, the DNA window TTCGGCGATGACATCGAGCGGTCGCTCGCGCTCCGCGAGGCGTCCGGTGACCCCGCAGGTTTGGCTGGCGCGCTCTGGTTGGCCGGAGCCGCTGCGCACTATCAAGGCGACGGGTTGCTGGCCATGCAGCGACTGGAACGCAGCGTGGCTCTGAGTGCAGAAGTCGGCCTGTCGGTGATCCGGGCACGTGCCCTGCAGTTGCTTGGCGTCGTACGGCTCGACAATGACGACATCAGCGGCGCCAAGGTGGCGCTCGCGGAGGCCCTCCCGGAGGTCCTCGATCTAGGCGATCGCTTCGCCGTGCCGATCGGTCTGAGCGGGCTCGCCGGGCTCGCGGCTCGGCACGGGCGGCCTCGGTCGGCGCTTCGGCTGTCCGGTGCCGCCGCGGCCTACGAGCAGGTGAACCAGACCAACAGACCGCAGTTCATGCGATCCACGTTGGACCGCTGGCTCGCCCCCGTGGTCGCCCAGGTCGGCCCAGCGGCGGGGCGGCTGCAGGACGAGGGACGCGAGATGCCGCTCGACGAGGCCATCGCCGCCGGCCTCGATCCGCGGCCCGAGGACCCGTGGCATGTGGGCACGTCACCGGGGCTCACGGATCGGGAGCGCGAGATCGCCGTGCTGGTGGCCCGGGGCATGGCGAACCGCGAGATCGCCGAGCAGTTGGTCTTGTCGGTCCGCACCGTGGAAACACACGTAGGCCGGGTGCTCACCAAGCTCGGCCTCAGAACCAGGGGTCAGCTCACCGCCTGGGCCCACCAGGAGGGGCTGATGGCCGACGTACGTGGCGACGTTACGTAGTTCCACTGACTCCAGGGACGTCGCGCCAGCCGCACCCTAGGCACATGAGCACCCCAGACTGCGACGTACTCGTCGTCGGCGCCGGGCCGACCGGCCTGACCCTCGCCATCCAGCTCCTCTCACGCGGTGTGCGCACACGCCTCATCGATCAGGACCCCGGGCTGCCGAAGCTCAGCCGTGCGATCGGCATCCAGCCGCGCACCATGGAGACCTTCGACATGATGGGCTTGGCCGACCGACTGCTGGAGATCGGCCATCGGGGCCTGCGGACCAGCGTGTACGTGGGCGGCCGACGCCGGGCTGGCATCGACCTGACCTACGCCGACTCCGAGTACGCGTTCATCCTGCACCTCCCCCAGAACCGGACCGAGGAGGTGCTGCGGTCGCGGCTCGACGAGCTTGGTGGGAAGGTCGAGTCGGGGATCGAGCTCCTCGGCTTCATCCAGGACGCGGACGCGGTCACCGCAACGCTGAGTGATGCAGAGGGTCGCGAGGTGCAGGTCACCGCATCGTTCCTCGTCGGCTGCGACGGATCACACAGCAAGGTGCGCCGCGTGCTGGACGTGCCGTTCGAGGGACAGCCCTATCCCTTCGACTGGCTGCTCGCAGACACCGAGCTCGACGGCGTCGGGAGAAACGACGAAGTGCACGTCTACTGGGGTCCGGGCGGGCAGCCGCTCGGACTGATCCCGATCGACGGCCGCCTCTGGCGAGTGTCGGCCCCGATGCCGGCCGACCGCGGTGGTGCAGCGCCCACGCTGGAGGAGATCCAAGGACTCGTTGACGCGCGCGGGCCGGGCGGGATCGCCGTCCATGACCCCGAAACGCTCACCTGCTTCCGCTGCCAGATCCGGTCCACCGACACGTACCGACGCGACCGGGTCTTCCTGGCCGGAGACGCCGTCCACATCCACGCCCCCACTGGCGCGCAGGGCATGAACCTCGGGATCAACGACACCGCCAATTTGGGCTGGAAGCTGGCGTACGTGGTCGCAGGCCGGGCGCCGGACACGCTCCTCGACACCTACGCCGCCGAGCGCCGACCCGCGGCACAGCAGGTGATGGCCTTCACCGACACCATGGTGCGCTTCGTCCTCGAGACCTCTCCTCTCAAGCGGACCCTGAGGAGGGCGATGATGCCCTTGCTGCGGACGCCGCGAATGAAGCGGCGCCTCGCGAACCGCATGGCGCAGCTGGCGATCGCCTACCCGGACAGCCCGATCTCGCAGCCCGGGCGGGTGCGCGGCCTGCCGACGCCGGGCGCGAGGATGCCCAACATCCGCCTGCACGACGGCCGCACGATGAACGAGGCGCTCCGGGACGGCGAGCACGTGCTCGCTGGCCCGGAGGACGGCCTGCCAGGTCGGGTGGTGGTCCGACCTGACGGTTATGTCGCGGCCATCGGGCGCGACGGTCACCGCTCGGCGATCGACGATTACCTGCAGACTGCGCGGGCCCTCGCGCACAGCGGCAGATAGTGGCCACCCTTTCCACAGGAATCATTTCGGCTACCAGTGTCAGTGGTCCTCGCCCCAGTTGGCGATGACCACGGCGATCGGTGGGAGCACAGCAGCGACGACCGACATCACCACGGCTGCCGTCGTGGACCACAACCGGACCACGTTCCAGGCCAGCAGAATCAGCACCAGGCACACGCCCATCAGCGCGAAGTACCACCGCTGACGCCGGCGCAGCCGCTCGCTCTGCGGCCAGCGCACCCCGCTGGCTGTGACGCGATGGTGGCGTCGTCTCACTGCTCCACCATTCCACGTGGCTGCCGTGACCAGGGAGTCCGCGTGCGTACCCTTGCTGTTACGTAACACATAGGGTACATTCAGTGCCGATGGACACCGTGTTGCAAGCGCTGGCGGACCCGAGTCGACGGGCCCTGCTCGAGATCCTTCGCGACCATCCGGCCTCGGCCGGCGAGTTGGCGGAGGCGTTGCCGATCGCTCGTCCCGGGGTCTCCCGGCACCTACGGGTGATGCGCGACGCGGGTCTGGTCGAGGTGCGGCGGGACGCCCAGCGGCGGATCTACAGCTTGCGACCGGAGGGGTTCGTGGAGGTTGACGAGTGGCTCGCCTCCTACCGGGCGCTGTGGAGCAACCGGCTTGATGCCCTGCACACCGAGATCGCACGAGGAAAGAGGACCAAACGATGACGACGACCGAGACCATCGGCACGATGCGGGCACTAGACGCCGAGCGCGGTGCCATCCGGGTGGAAGAACTCTATGACACCGACATCGACGACCTCTGGGAGGCGTGCACGGATCCGGAACGGCTGGCCCGGTGGATCGCAGAGGTGTCTGGCGACCTCCGTGTCGGCGGTTTGATCCATGCCACCTTCACCAGCTCGTGGACGGGGCCCGCGCGCATCGAGGTGTGCGAGGCTCCGCGTCACCTGCTGCTCACCACGGAGCCCGGGACGCAGGACGAGGCGCAGATCGAGGCGTGGCTCAGCGACGCTGGCGCACGGACCCGCCTCGTGGTCGAGGAGCGCGGTCTGCCCCTGTACCACCTTCCCTTCCACGCAGCCGGCTGGCAGGCCCACCTGGAGGACCTGGCTCGATCGATCAAGGACGAGCCGTCGGCTTGGCGCGAACGCTGGACCGAGCTCACACCGGTCTACCAGGCTCAGCGGGTCGGCTGATGTCGGACGAGATCAGCCTCGCTGCGACTACTGTCAACGCCCCCGACGCTCTGGCGTTGGCGGGGTTCTACGCCGAGATCACCCGCGGAGTCGCGAAAGGCAGCGCTCACTGGGCGGTCGTCCACGGCCCGAACGGCTCATTGGGGTTTCAGCAGGTCGACGACTTCCGCCCCCCGGTGTGGCCCCAAGGCGACCCACCCATGCAGATGCACCTCGAGTTCTTCGTTGACGACCTCGACGCCACGCAGGCACGCGTCCTCGCGGCAGGCGCCAGGCCCTTCGACTTCCAGCCGAACTCCGATCACTGCCTCGTCTACGCCGACCCGGTCGGACACCCCTTCTGCCTATCCACCTGGAAAGCCCCGGTCCTCGCCGACGACATCTCCACGACGGACGGATGAGACAGCCACAGCCGACACGCGGAAGGACGCAGGGGGCGGACCGATCTCGCCCACCGCAACGCTCCGCTGACGCAGAGCCATATCAGTCGGACGTGCACCGGCCATTCGCGTGACCCTTGGCGCTCATGCGCCGGTCTCGTCGAATCCGCGCTTGATCACCTCGATCACTCGCGGCCTGAGCCGGGCAACCGAGATCACCTCGTCCACAGAGCCCACCCGCACCGCCCGGTGTATGTCGTGGATGCTGTCGAACTCGGCTGCTACCTCGCCGATCTTCTCCGGTCGCACCGCCGCCCTCAGGTCGGCGAGCTCGACGACCAAGCGGCTCCGGTCCGGTCCTGCGGCGTCGGTGATCCTGCCCTCGACCTCTCGGACGCGAGGGTCGGCCGACGTACGCTTCTCGACCTCGCCGGCGAACACGACTGCCGCCGCCGGGGCACCGCCGATGACCGAGGCGTACGACCCCTCGAGGGCGAGCACTGTCATGTTCGGGTTCAGGGCCTTGGAGAAGACCACGAACGCACCGCCGTGGTAGCGCGAGATGACGCAGAAGACGATCGGGCCCTCGAAGTTGACGATCGCACGGCCGATCTCCGCGCCGTACTCCAATTGGAGGTTGCGCATCGAGTCCGGCGACCCGTCGAAGCCCGACAAATTGGCCAGTACGACGAGAGGCCGGTTCCCGCTGGCGGCGTTGATCGCCCGAGCGGCCTTCTTCGACGAGCGCGGGAAGAGCGTGCCAGCGGTGTAGATGTCCGGTCCGTCGGTTGGCGGGAAACCTCGTCGGCGAACCGGTCGCGACTCGATCCCCAGCAGGCACACGGGATAGCCGCCCAGGTGAGCGTCCTGGACCACCGCCGTGTCCGCGTCGGCCATTCCGGCCCAGCGCTCCAGGATCTCGTGGTCCTGGTCGGCCAGAGCCCGCATCACGGTGCGGATGTCGAAGGCCTTCTTGCGGTCCGGGTTGCGGGTCGCGGAGAAGATCTCGCCGACCGTCGTGAAGTCGCTCTCGACGGACACGTGCGGGAACGACGAGATGTCGCGGTCTTCCGGGTCCATGGTGGCGGCCTTGCGCGGCCGCGACTCACCGGGCACCACGTAGGTGTGGTCGTAGTGGGCCATCAGTACGGCGAACGCGCCGGCCAGGTCGGGAGCCCAATACTGCGCCTGCCCGTTGGGGCCCATCACCCGGTCGTAGCCGCCGATGCCGAAGTTGTCCTCCGCGGACACGCCGCCGGAGAAGTCGAGCGACTGCTTACCGGTCAGGACCATCGCGCTGTCCGGGGTCATCACCAAGATGCCCTTGGTGTGCATGAGCATCGTCGCCTCGGCGTTCCAGTAGGGCTGCGCACCGACGTTGATGCCCGCGACGACCACGTTGATCTCGCCACCGGCCTGCGTGAACTCGATGATCCGCTTCAGCGCGGCGGCCACCCAGTCCATGTTCTCGGTGCCCGAGTCCATCGAGATCCGGGCGCCCGCGGACAGCGCGAACCACTCCACCGGCACCTGCATCCGCTCGGCAAGATCGATCGCGGCGATCACTCGTGAGCACTCCGGCTCCGAGACGGCACCGAGCGCTCTGGTCGGGTCGCCGCACAGAACGACGCGGGTGACACCTTCCGGGTGCAAGTCGGTCGGTGTGGTGACAACGGCGACGAGGATGCCAGCCTTGTTGAGGCCGGGCGGACGGCTGACGGGGGCGAGGGCACCTGAGTCGTCGAAGTCGTACTCAATGAAGCCCCCGCCGGGACCGGTGAGGACGCCCGCGAGCTCGTAGGGATAGACCAGGCCGCGACGGCGTGCCCGGGCGACGTTGCCGTGGTACTCGTCGAGCGGCTGGAGCGGCTCGGTCGGCGGCGCCTCGATAGAGGCAGTTACCCCGGCACCCGGTCGCGCATGGAACCTGATCGCGATGGGGACGGCCACACCGTCGGATCCGACCACCCGGCCCTGCGCGACGACCTCCGAGATCCCCGCACCGTCCGTCAGCGGGGTGATCTTGTCCTGCAACGCGGTCAGCTGGTCGGGGTCGGCCTCGACGTCCGGCCAGACCTGGACCCACACGTGGTTCGAGTCGAGCTTGCTCCCGGCTGCGCCCCGCGCCGTGCGCACCCGCCTGATCGCCTCGAGACAGTTCTCCACTGCGCGCTCGGCGTGGGGCACTGCGATGACCGTGCCCTCGTCGTCGCGTACGACGGCGAGCTGGCGCACCTGCGCGAGGGCGACGAGCCGGCGGTCCGCGGGGTTCTCCCTGGCGACGCACTCGAAGAGGAGCACGTCCTCGGGCGCTTCGACGCGGTTGACGTGGAACTCGCGCAGCCGCCACAGGTCGAGCCGGCGGCCGACCATCGGGTGCACTCCGCGAACCAGGTCGTCTTCCCTGACGCCACCGTCCACGACGGGCCGGTAGGTGAAGTAGTTGACCGGCTGGTCACCGCCGGGGCACACCGCGACTGCGACTCGGCGTACGTCGTGGGCGAAGGGCAGCGCTCCGACGATCCGGGCGAGCTCCTCGGTGGCGAGCTCCGGTGACTCAGGGGCGTCGGGCCAGTGGATGTAGAGGTCGACGACCGCGCCGTCACCGGGATTGCGCGCGGCGACCTCCTCACCCAAGGCAGCCGTCAGCTCGCTGGCGGGGTCGGACAGCTCGGCGATGGTGCCCTCGGTGGAGACCAGCCGGGTCGGACGCCCGTCGACGGTGTACTCGGCCACCGCGAAGGTCCGCCCCGTTCGCACCAGCGAGCGAAGGTCACGGAGGTCGTACTCGCGGTAGTGACGTCGCACCAGGACCTCGAGCATCGGCTCCTGCACAGGTACGCCGTTCTCGAGCCGCTCGGCGAGGAACCGCACGATCTGCTCGGGGATCGCCGCCAGCGCATCAATACGCTGGGCGCGGTCCGCTGCGTCGGGATCGGCGGCGAGGGCCTCGACCTCGTTGCGAACGCCGGCCAGGACGCTGGACCGCTCCGCATCGACCAGGGGCTGGTCGAACCAGCGGAAGCGAGTGCTCCGGGCCAGGTCGCCCACCACGGGGAAGCGCAGCTGGGTGGCCCTGACGAGACGCTCGAGGAGGTCACGCGCCGGACCGGCCAGCGCCTCGGTGGGAGGAGGCTCGGCGATCCAACGCTGGAGAAGCCCCGTGGCCAGTCGTACGTCGGGAGCGGAGCGCTGCTGAGCGAGGAAGATCCGGAACACCGCCTCCTCCAGCTGCGGAGTCCGATCCCAGTCAGTCACGCCGTAGTGGGCGAGCACCCGGGCCAGGCGGTCCCGGAACTGGTCGGGCAGCCCACCGCGCTCGGCGTCGAGGCTCTGCAGGAAGGCGTGGAAGTGCTCCCTCGAGCTGTGCACCCGGAGCTCGGTGTGGAGGTCCTCGCCGGCCGGCCGGTTTCGGCTCAGCTCGGCGAAGTCGGCGATCAGGTCGAGCAGGGCGATCTCGTCGGGCACGACCTCTTCCCCCGCCGCGATCAGCTCGTCGCGAACAGCGAGGTAGTCGGCGATGACGCCGCCCTCCTCGCGCGGGTCGGCGTCGTACCCCATCAGCAGCGCGGCGACGTCCGCCCGGCACCGAGCAGCGCGTCGCTGCGCGGTCGCACCGTTCGAGCCCGGCGGCAGGTCGAGGGCCGGACCCGTGGCCTCCGGCGCTGCCTGCTCGCCTGCGTCGTCCTCGACGGGCTCGAGACGGACCAGCGGAGCCCCGGTCTCGACCTGGCTCCCGGTCATCACCAGGAGCTCCCTGACCTTGGCTGCGAACGGCGATCGCAGCACGGTCTCCATCTTCATGCTTTCCAGAACCAGAACCGGGCCTCCGGCAGCCACCAGGTCACCGACTGCCACGGGGGACGCCACCACCAGGGCCGGCGCGGGCGAGCGAAGCACGCCGCCCTCGTCGCGCGTGACGCGGTGGGCCACGCCGTTGACTTCAATCATGTGGACCGGACCGTGGGTGGCGGTGACCAGGCGGTAGAGCCGATCGCCGACGGTCATCCGGGTGTGGAACTCGTCGAGACGTTCGACGTCGGCGACCACCACGTGCTCGACGCCCGCGGAGTCGAAGCCCACGCGGAACCGCTGCGGGCCGATCTGGATGACGGTGACCTTGTACGCCGTGCCCCGCAGCTTGAAGTCGACGGCGCGGCCGACGTTGTGCTGGACCTGCGGACGGCCGCCGTGGGCGCTCTCCAGGAGCCGGGTGATCTCGACCTGGGCCTCGTCCTCGTAGGCCTCGACGCCGGCCGCCACGACGGCGATGCCGGAATGCTCGTGGACGACGAGCCGGCCTTCCGCGCGGACCCGGTCGATCCAGCTGGTGTCTGCCCAGCCCGCCTTGCCGTCGATCACCTCGGACTGGTCGAGGAGATCGAGGATGAAGCTCTTGTTGGTGGCCCCACCCTCGATCACGACGGTGGTCTCCGCCATCGCCCGGCGCAGCCTGGCCAGCGCCTCGTCGCGGGTGCGGCCGTAGGCGATGATCTTGGCAATCATCGAGTCGAAGTCGGCGGGGATGGTGTCGCCCTCACCGACACCGGTGTCCACGCGGATCCCGGGACCCGACGGCAGGTCGAGCAGCGCGATCCGACCGGGCGCCGGGGCGAAGTCCCGGTCGGGATCCTCGGCGTTGAGCCGGGCCTCGACCGCGTGGCCCTTCTCGGGCGGCTTCGCCCCTTCGAGACGACCTCCGGCAGCGACGTGCAGCTGCGCCTTGACCAGGTCGACGTCCGTCGTCATCTCGGTGATCGGGTGCTCGACCTGGAGCCTGGTGTTGACCTCGAGGAACGCGAACGTCCGCTCCTCGGGGTGGTAGAGGAACTCGACCGTGCCGGCGCCGACGTACCCCACAGCGATCGCCAGCCGCTCGGCCGACGCCTTGACCTCATCGGTCTGGTCCTTGTCCAACAAGGGTGAGGCGGACTCCTCGATTACCTTCTGGTTGCGCCGTTGAATGGTGCAGTCGCGAACGCCGAGCGCCCAGGCAGTGCCGTGGCCGTCAGCGATGAGCTGGACCTCGACATGCCGTGCCCCGGTCACCAGACGCTCCAGGAAAACCACGCCGCTTCCGAACGCGCGCTCGGCCTCGTCGCGGGTGCGCTGGTAGGCGTCCTCGAGCTCTGCTGCCGTGTCGACCCTGCGAATACCGCGGCCGCCTCCGCCGGCGGTCGCCTTGAGCATCAACGGGTAGCCGATCTTTGCCGCCGCGGCGAGCGCTGCCTCGAGCGTGTCGACGCCGCCTCTGCTCCACGGCGCGACGGCGACGCCGACCTCCTCGGCGATCAGCTTGGACCCGATCTTGTCGCCGAGCTTGCGCATGGCGTCGGCGCTCGGGCCGATGAAGGTCACACCGAGGCGCTTGCACAGGTCCGCGAACGCGGGATCCTCCGCGACGAATCCCCACCCGACCCAGACCGCGTCTGCCGCGCACTCGACCAGCACCCGCTCGAGGACGGCCAGGTCGATGTAAGGGCGTGCCGAGGCGGCACCCAGCGAGTACGCCTCGTCGGCCTCCCGCGCGAACATCGCCGTACGTTCCTCGTCGGTGTAGAGCGCGATCGTGCGGATCGGCGCCCCACCACCCTGCGCATTCAGGTCGCGGACGGCGTGGACCAGTCGCATCGCAGCCTCGCCGCGGTTCACGATCGCTACTCGAGAGAACACCCGTGACCCTCCAGACCCGACGGCTCGCCCTCGGAACCGTCGTGGCGAGACTGTCACGTCGTTCAGGTTACGAGCGAGTCACATCAGCAGCGTCGCCGCGGAAGCGGTTGACGGTCCAGCGATGCGCTGACGCGGCGAAGTGACGCGTCTCCCTCGGAAGCGGCCCTGCAGAGGGGCGCCCTGCGGCGGGTGGTGATAGACCGGTGTCATGCGCCGTTTGCTGATCACGGAGAACATCACCGCCGACGGACGGATCGAGATGCTCGACGAGTGGTTCAACCCGGCTCCTGACGGCGGCATCCAGGACTGGCTGGAAGGGATGGAGTGCGCGGGCGCGTCCTCCAACGCGGTGGTGCTGGGTCGGCAGACCTTCGAGGACTTCCGGGGGTACTGGCCTCAGCACACCGACGAGCCGGCGGGTGCGTATCTCGAACAGGTGCAGAAGTACATCGTCTCCTCTTCGATGACCGATCCGGAGTGGCGCAACTCGGCGATCCTCTCCGGTGACCCGGTCGAAGAGGTGCGTCGGCTCAAGGACTCCGACGGCGGCGACCTGACGCTGTCCGGGAGTATCACCTTGGCGCACGCGGTGCTCGCGGCCGGGCTCGTCGACGAGATCCGTATGCTCATGTTCCCCGTCGTCCAAGGCCGTGGAAAGGGCCTGGCCGCCGAGGGCACCTCGATTCCCCATCTCGAGCTGATCGAGTCGCGTCCGTTGCGGTCCGGCGTGGTGCTGCTCCGATATGCCGTGACCAACGGCTGAGTTGCCCGAGGCGACACAGCGGTGCCGCATGGGGTGCGACGCCGATCAGCGACACGGACGGTAGGCGGCCGCCGGGCCGAGTTCTCGAGACGATCATCGGCGTCGCGACCACCGGGTGTCGCTCCCGGCCGTGGAAGGTGAACCAGGCTCACGCCACGGCCCAAGTCCGGGACGGGTCGCCGCTCGCCGACAGGCGGCGCTATGACGTAACCGGCGATCTCACTCCTGCGCACACCCGACGTGCGCCCGTGCTGCAGGCGCGGCCTGGTCGAGGAGGTGTGGCGGCACCTTTTGACTCCGGCTGCGAGGTGTGGTGACAACCGACACAACTCCCATGCGCGCAGGAGGACATGGACCGCGTCAGGGCCGTCGGAGACCGCATCAGCGAAGCCTTGCTAACCGTCAGCGTCCCCGACACAGTGGGCAGACCGACTCCGGAAGGTCACGGCTATGGGCAAATTGCTGGTTCACATCACGTCCGGCCCCGAGGCGCCAACCCGGGCCGCGCTTGGCCTGTTGGTGGCACGGACGGGTATCGACGAAGGCCATGACGTCACCGTCTTCCTTGCCGGTGACGCCGTGCAACTGATCCGCGATGCGGTCCTCGATTCGCTGACCGGGTTGGGGACGGGGGCCCTACGGGAGTCCTTTGATGCGATCGCCGGCGGTGGTGGGCGCTTCTACGTTTCTGGCCTGTCCAGCAAGGCGCGCGGGGTCACCGAGGACGACCTGAAGGGAAAGCCAGCCGAGCTCGCGATGCCCAACCGGTTGGTGCAGCTCGCGTTCGAGGCTGATCGGAACTTCACGTACTAACGGCGGCTCTCTCCACGGCCTCTAACCGACACGCGCTGACGTGCCGAACCCACCTCTGCCGTTGCAAGGAGGTCCGCTCGCGGCGTAAAGACGCGCGTCCTGATCGGTTGGCCGATACGCCGGACTCGTCTTTGATGCTCGCGAGACGGCACGAGGGGGCCAGCAGACATCTTGAGCCCCCTCGCGGGACGTACGCGCCAGCAGCGCGTGTGCGGTGGATCAGCTGATGGATCCCATGAACTCCAGTGCCTCGGTCGAGATGGCCGCCAGATCGCCGATTTCGATGACCGGAGTGACCTCCATGTCGAACCAGGTCCCGAAGATGGCCATGTCATGAACGATGGTGTTGATGTCGTCCGTCGTGACGACCGCAAATCCGCCCTTGGCGTCGGCACGGCCAAGGAACTGCTCGAAGGTGGCCTTCTCCGATGGCGACCACTTGCTGAAAACCTGAAGGGAACGGGCCGCCTCGGCCTCCCCCACGGTGGGCTTCGCTACCCAAGAGATGACGTACTTCATGCTGACCTCCCTGAAGAAATGAACCGTCGAGTGAAGGCGAGCGTCGGGCCTCCGGCCCGAGGCGGATGACGACGAACCCGCTCACACGGACCCTACGCCGGTCCCGCGCGCCGGGCGACCGGGCCAAACGGCCTCTGTTCTATCGGAACGCCCGGATCTGATACCCAAAAACCCACCGGTGCACGAGGCCGGCCAGTTCGCGGGGGCGATGGGCCTTGCGGCCTGGCAATTCACATTCGCCGTCTGCGGGGCGCCGCTGCTCGGCCGGCGGTGTGACGTGGCCACTTCGCGGCGAAGTGACGCAGTCCTCAGGAGCGGCCGCATCACGGCATCGGCGGGGTCGGGTGAGTGAATCGCGGGTGCCCAAGCCTCTCCGCAACTATTGGCTGACGAACAGCAAGTCGCGGGAGACAAGTGCTTGGTAGGCAAAGTGGATGGCGGCACCCTCGGCCGGCCGCGAGGTCACCACGACCACGGAGCCCTCGGTCTCGACGCCCTCAACCTCGAGGTAGTCGCTGAACGGTCGCTGGGACTGCGCGCTGGTGCTCGACTCGTAGAGCTCGCGCAACGCGTCGACGCTGTCCTTGGCGGCATCTTCGGAGTCGAAGTGGTACGCCGTCGCTACCAGGGGGGCGTCGTCGTCCGTCGTCCACCCGATGCCGACGGTGTCGTACGACGCCTCCGGGAGCTGGTCCTCGAGCTGCTCGATGAGCGCTTCGAGCTCCTCTGCCGAAACCTGGCCGCCCAGGATCAATGCCGCCGCGTCGATGCCGAGTTGCACGGCAGAGAGTACGGCGGCGTACACATCGTGCTCGTCGAGCGCCCGTGCGACGTCGCCGTAACCGGCATCGTCGGCCAGCGATTCATCGCCGTTCAACCAGTCGCGGACGGCGCCGGTGGTCGACGACGCCGCGATCCGACCGTCGTCCTCGGCGAGCCGGGTCGGGGCCCCGATCCGGCTGAACGCGGTCGGTTCTTCGACGTTCAGTTCGTGGTCCTCGCCGACGACGTCCGTGACGATGTCGTCGTCGACCTCGGAGAGGTCCTCGTCCAGTGTGTCCTCGTCGAAGGCACCGGACACGACCAGGAAGTCCTCGGGTGGCTGAGTGAGGGCCGCGAACGAATCGACGTCGACAACTGACCAGCCAACCTGGGCGTCCATTTCTGATGGCGAAGCATCGAACGGGACAAGAGCGTCGGGAAGCGGCACGAATGCCCTGGCCGTGTCGTCGTCTGGCGCGGCCGCGCCGGACAGGTCACCCACCCACTCGTTGACCTCGTCGCTGTCGGCATCGGACGGACGGTCCAA includes these proteins:
- a CDS encoding VOC family protein; protein product: MSDEISLAATTVNAPDALALAGFYAEITRGVAKGSAHWAVVHGPNGSLGFQQVDDFRPPVWPQGDPPMQMHLEFFVDDLDATQARVLAAGARPFDFQPNSDHCLVYADPVGHPFCLSTWKAPVLADDISTTDG
- a CDS encoding ArsR/SmtB family transcription factor, producing MDTVLQALADPSRRALLEILRDHPASAGELAEALPIARPGVSRHLRVMRDAGLVEVRRDAQRRIYSLRPEGFVEVDEWLASYRALWSNRLDALHTEIARGKRTKR
- a CDS encoding SRPBCC domain-containing protein, which produces MTTTETIGTMRALDAERGAIRVEELYDTDIDDLWEACTDPERLARWIAEVSGDLRVGGLIHATFTSSWTGPARIEVCEAPRHLLLTTEPGTQDEAQIEAWLSDAGARTRLVVEERGLPLYHLPFHAAGWQAHLEDLARSIKDEPSAWRERWTELTPVYQAQRVG
- a CDS encoding DUF3099 domain-containing protein, with product MRRRHHRVTASGVRWPQSERLRRRQRWYFALMGVCLVLILLAWNVVRLWSTTAAVVMSVVAAVLPPIAVVIANWGEDH
- a CDS encoding FAD-dependent monooxygenase, with the translated sequence MSTPDCDVLVVGAGPTGLTLAIQLLSRGVRTRLIDQDPGLPKLSRAIGIQPRTMETFDMMGLADRLLEIGHRGLRTSVYVGGRRRAGIDLTYADSEYAFILHLPQNRTEEVLRSRLDELGGKVESGIELLGFIQDADAVTATLSDAEGREVQVTASFLVGCDGSHSKVRRVLDVPFEGQPYPFDWLLADTELDGVGRNDEVHVYWGPGGQPLGLIPIDGRLWRVSAPMPADRGGAAPTLEEIQGLVDARGPGGIAVHDPETLTCFRCQIRSTDTYRRDRVFLAGDAVHIHAPTGAQGMNLGINDTANLGWKLAYVVAGRAPDTLLDTYAAERRPAAQQVMAFTDTMVRFVLETSPLKRTLRRAMMPLLRTPRMKRRLANRMAQLAIAYPDSPISQPGRVRGLPTPGARMPNIRLHDGRTMNEALRDGEHVLAGPEDGLPGRVVVRPDGYVAAIGRDGHRSAIDDYLQTARALAHSGR
- a CDS encoding ATP-binding protein; amino-acid sequence: MFSRVAIVNRGEAAMRLVHAVRDLNAQGGGAPIRTIALYTDEERTAMFAREADEAYSLGAASARPYIDLAVLERVLVECAADAVWVGWGFVAEDPAFADLCKRLGVTFIGPSADAMRKLGDKIGSKLIAEEVGVAVAPWSRGGVDTLEAALAAAAKIGYPLMLKATAGGGGRGIRRVDTAAELEDAYQRTRDEAERAFGSGVVFLERLVTGARHVEVQLIADGHGTAWALGVRDCTIQRRNQKVIEESASPLLDKDQTDEVKASAERLAIAVGYVGAGTVEFLYHPEERTFAFLEVNTRLQVEHPITEMTTDVDLVKAQLHVAAGGRLEGAKPPEKGHAVEARLNAEDPDRDFAPAPGRIALLDLPSGPGIRVDTGVGEGDTIPADFDSMIAKIIAYGRTRDEALARLRRAMAETTVVIEGGATNKSFILDLLDQSEVIDGKAGWADTSWIDRVRAEGRLVVHEHSGIAVVAAGVEAYEDEAQVEITRLLESAHGGRPQVQHNVGRAVDFKLRGTAYKVTVIQIGPQRFRVGFDSAGVEHVVVADVERLDEFHTRMTVGDRLYRLVTATHGPVHMIEVNGVAHRVTRDEGGVLRSPAPALVVASPVAVGDLVAAGGPVLVLESMKMETVLRSPFAAKVRELLVMTGSQVETGAPLVRLEPVEDDAGEQAAPEATGPALDLPPGSNGATAQRRAARCRADVAALLMGYDADPREEGGVIADYLAVRDELIAAGEEVVPDEIALLDLIADFAELSRNRPAGEDLHTELRVHSSREHFHAFLQSLDAERGGLPDQFRDRLARVLAHYGVTDWDRTPQLEEAVFRIFLAQQRSAPDVRLATGLLQRWIAEPPPTEALAGPARDLLERLVRATQLRFPVVGDLARSTRFRWFDQPLVDAERSSVLAGVRNEVEALAADPDAADRAQRIDALAAIPEQIVRFLAERLENGVPVQEPMLEVLVRRHYREYDLRDLRSLVRTGRTFAVAEYTVDGRPTRLVSTEGTIAELSDPASELTAALGEEVAARNPGDGAVVDLYIHWPDAPESPELATEELARIVGALPFAHDVRRVAVAVCPGGDQPVNYFTYRPVVDGGVREDDLVRGVHPMVGRRLDLWRLREFHVNRVEAPEDVLLFECVARENPADRRLVALAQVRQLAVVRDDEGTVIAVPHAERAVENCLEAIRRVRTARGAAGSKLDSNHVWVQVWPDVEADPDQLTALQDKITPLTDGAGISEVVAQGRVVGSDGVAVPIAIRFHARPGAGVTASIEAPPTEPLQPLDEYHGNVARARRRGLVYPYELAGVLTGPGGGFIEYDFDDSGALAPVSRPPGLNKAGILVAVVTTPTDLHPEGVTRVVLCGDPTRALGAVSEPECSRVIAAIDLAERMQVPVEWFALSAGARISMDSGTENMDWVAAALKRIIEFTQAGGEINVVVAGINVGAQPYWNAEATMLMHTKGILVMTPDSAMVLTGKQSLDFSGGVSAEDNFGIGGYDRVMGPNGQAQYWAPDLAGAFAVLMAHYDHTYVVPGESRPRKAATMDPEDRDISSFPHVSVESDFTTVGEIFSATRNPDRKKAFDIRTVMRALADQDHEILERWAGMADADTAVVQDAHLGGYPVCLLGIESRPVRRRGFPPTDGPDIYTAGTLFPRSSKKAARAINAASGNRPLVVLANLSGFDGSPDSMRNLQLEYGAEIGRAIVNFEGPIVFCVISRYHGGAFVVFSKALNPNMTVLALEGSYASVIGGAPAAAVVFAGEVEKRTSADPRVREVEGRITDAAGPDRSRLVVELADLRAAVRPEKIGEVAAEFDSIHDIHRAVRVGSVDEVISVARLRPRVIEVIKRGFDETGA